One Luteibacter aegosomaticola genomic window carries:
- a CDS encoding 3',5'-cyclic-nucleotide phosphodiesterase: MNRLRRVLVMLGLLLTGAGAHAAELPRFEVVALGVTGGVGSDNLSGYLLRAQGDTRYLALDAGTLVSGIDKARARGSLKGTTGEILHDGIAAYFISHGHLDHVAGLLIASPEDHGNKPVYGLASTLDVLSRDYFNWEAWPNLSDRGKAPALGWYHLVDETPGTWFPVQGTSMSAQLLPLSHDSVVSSMILLRAGDAYYAYFGDTGPDALAHDKRDLADAWKALAPLVRSHALKGLQIEVSFPNDVPDAKLFGHLTPAWLLRELQALAEASGGADSLRGLTVVVDHIKPSLDPARDPRALIAAQLAAGNVLGVHFVFPSQGDRLVFP; this comes from the coding sequence ATGAATCGTCTCCGTCGCGTACTTGTCATGCTGGGTCTGCTGCTTACGGGTGCCGGTGCCCATGCAGCTGAATTACCTCGGTTCGAAGTCGTTGCGCTTGGCGTCACGGGCGGGGTCGGTAGCGATAACCTCTCCGGCTATCTTTTGCGGGCGCAAGGCGATACGCGATATCTGGCGCTCGACGCAGGCACACTAGTTTCCGGGATCGACAAGGCGCGGGCACGTGGCTCCCTGAAAGGCACCACCGGCGAGATCCTGCACGATGGCATCGCGGCGTACTTCATCAGCCACGGGCACCTCGACCACGTGGCGGGGCTGTTGATCGCATCGCCCGAAGATCATGGGAACAAGCCGGTGTATGGGCTGGCTTCCACGCTGGACGTGCTGAGCCGGGACTACTTCAACTGGGAAGCGTGGCCGAATCTTTCGGATCGCGGCAAGGCTCCCGCCCTCGGCTGGTATCACCTGGTCGATGAGACACCGGGTACGTGGTTCCCCGTGCAGGGCACCTCGATGTCGGCGCAGCTTTTGCCGCTTAGCCACGATAGCGTGGTCTCGTCGATGATCCTGCTTCGTGCAGGCGACGCGTACTACGCGTACTTCGGGGATACTGGGCCTGATGCGCTCGCCCACGATAAGCGCGACCTCGCCGATGCATGGAAAGCGCTCGCCCCGCTCGTCCGCAGCCATGCCCTGAAGGGCCTGCAGATCGAGGTGTCGTTCCCGAACGATGTGCCGGACGCGAAGTTGTTCGGCCATCTCACGCCCGCGTGGCTGCTACGCGAACTGCAGGCACTAGCCGAAGCCAGCGGCGGGGCCGATTCGCTACGCGGCCTCACCGTGGTCGTGGATCACATCAAGCCGAGCCTTGATCCGGCCCGCGACCCGCGAGCGCTGATTGCGGCGCAACTCGCGGCGGGAAATGTCCTGGGCGTGCATTTCGTTTTCCCGAGTCAGGGGGACCGGCTGGTGTTCCCCTGA
- a CDS encoding HlyD family secretion protein, producing the protein MNKYVEDTPDARSRHGLRWALMIGIPAFVALAGAAFLWTRQGHVETDDAFVRAAKVAINARVPGQVLEVAVVDNQRVHKGQVLVRIDPEPYRIAVEAAEAKLASARLQVEGLKATYHRELADLQSARDSADFDQREFERKKALLASDYASRATYERAETDLKVSRQHIAAAQQDVANTIVALAGDPEIAVETHPSVREALAQRDRARLDLAYTTVVAPDDGIVARVDDVQAGDFVNAGAPVFALISSRDTWIEANFRETALTQMRAGQRATLHVDAYPGHVFTARIASMSPGTGSEFSVLPPENATGNWVKVVQRLPVRLELDRADSKWPLYSGISVVVDVDTTQGVVP; encoded by the coding sequence ATGAACAAGTACGTCGAAGATACCCCGGATGCCCGCTCCCGCCACGGTCTCCGCTGGGCCCTGATGATCGGCATTCCCGCCTTCGTGGCCTTGGCCGGGGCCGCGTTCCTGTGGACCCGTCAGGGCCACGTCGAAACCGACGACGCGTTCGTGCGCGCCGCCAAGGTCGCGATCAACGCGCGCGTCCCCGGTCAGGTGCTGGAGGTAGCGGTGGTGGATAACCAGCGTGTCCACAAAGGCCAGGTGCTTGTCCGGATCGACCCAGAGCCCTACCGGATCGCCGTGGAGGCCGCCGAGGCAAAGCTGGCGAGCGCGCGCCTGCAGGTGGAAGGGCTGAAGGCCACGTACCACCGTGAACTGGCCGATCTGCAGTCCGCTCGGGACTCCGCGGACTTCGACCAGCGCGAGTTCGAGCGCAAGAAGGCCTTGCTCGCCTCCGACTACGCCTCGCGGGCAACGTATGAACGGGCCGAGACCGACCTGAAAGTAAGCCGGCAACACATCGCGGCGGCACAACAGGATGTCGCCAACACGATCGTCGCGCTCGCCGGCGACCCCGAGATCGCGGTCGAGACGCACCCCAGCGTGCGCGAAGCGCTCGCGCAGCGCGATCGGGCGCGGCTCGATCTTGCCTATACCACGGTCGTGGCGCCGGACGACGGCATCGTCGCGAGAGTCGATGATGTGCAGGCCGGCGATTTCGTGAATGCCGGCGCGCCCGTGTTCGCCCTGATCTCCAGCCGCGATACCTGGATCGAAGCGAACTTCCGCGAAACGGCGCTCACGCAGATGCGAGCCGGACAACGCGCGACGCTACATGTCGATGCCTACCCTGGCCACGTGTTCACGGCACGCATCGCAAGCATGAGCCCGGGTACCGGTTCGGAGTTCTCCGTGCTTCCGCCGGAGAACGCGACGGGCAACTGGGTGAAGGTGGTACAGCGCCTGCCCGTCAGGCTCGAACTCGATCGCGCTGATTCGAAGTGGCCGTTGTACTCAGGTATCAGCGTGGTGGTGGATGTGGATACGACACAAGGTGTCGTGCCGTGA
- a CDS encoding GlxA family transcriptional regulator, translating into MRIAVLALDGLFDTGLTVLLDALSLANKFAVAHLGGAPRFEVTVVGVRKKVRSGLGMAIPVHAITPTLKPDWVIVPALGAGSPDVLVPALARPDVKAATKQLLRWREEGAQIAASCIGTFILAEAGLLDGREATTTWWLAPLFRQRYPQVRLDESRMLVPTDTGVTAGAAMGHLDLALWLIRKGSPELSGLVSRYLLADIRSSQAPYIIPNHLAQADPLILKFERWSRDQLKHGFSLEEAAGALATSPRSLQRRCQAVLGKSPLAYFQDLRVERAQSLLHGTGMDIEAIAAEVGYEDGATLRTLLRQRLGKGVRDLRADLR; encoded by the coding sequence ATGCGCATCGCCGTGCTCGCCCTCGATGGTCTGTTTGATACCGGGCTCACCGTCCTGTTGGACGCGCTATCGCTCGCCAACAAATTCGCCGTCGCCCATCTGGGCGGTGCCCCACGCTTTGAAGTCACCGTGGTAGGTGTTCGCAAGAAGGTGCGATCCGGTTTGGGCATGGCCATCCCCGTACATGCCATCACGCCCACGTTGAAGCCCGATTGGGTGATCGTGCCCGCGCTGGGGGCTGGCTCACCCGATGTCCTCGTTCCCGCACTCGCGCGACCCGATGTGAAGGCCGCCACGAAGCAGCTCCTGCGCTGGCGTGAAGAGGGGGCGCAGATCGCGGCCTCGTGCATCGGCACGTTCATCCTCGCCGAAGCCGGTCTGCTCGATGGCCGCGAGGCCACGACCACATGGTGGCTCGCGCCCTTGTTCCGCCAACGTTACCCGCAGGTGCGCCTTGATGAATCGCGCATGCTGGTACCAACAGATACCGGCGTGACCGCAGGTGCCGCGATGGGCCATCTGGACCTCGCGCTGTGGTTGATCCGCAAGGGCAGTCCTGAGTTGTCGGGCCTGGTATCGCGCTACCTGCTCGCCGATATCCGTAGCTCGCAGGCCCCGTACATCATTCCCAACCACCTTGCCCAGGCCGATCCACTCATCCTGAAGTTCGAGCGTTGGTCGCGCGATCAGCTGAAGCACGGGTTCTCGTTGGAAGAAGCGGCGGGTGCCCTAGCGACAAGCCCACGCTCGCTACAGCGTCGCTGCCAGGCCGTACTCGGCAAATCGCCGTTGGCGTACTTCCAGGATCTTCGTGTCGAACGCGCGCAATCGCTACTCCACGGCACCGGCATGGATATCGAAGCGATCGCCGCGGAAGTAGGTTACGAAGATGGCGCGACACTACGCACCCTGCTGCGCCAGCGCCTCGGCAAAGGCGTTCGCGATCTTCGGGCAGATCTTCGATAG
- a CDS encoding efflux transporter outer membrane subunit, protein MINVRSNHARRTALAAVLGGATLALLSGCMVGPDYQRPADTRSTHFDAQAEQKLEHVPNDGAPSVAYDAHIDTDWWTLFHSPRLDGVVKLAIEGNRDLDAANATIAQANEAIAAAGGALQPQVAFGAQAGRQRTGFGTGRSTSNVYAVGPSVSFDLDLFGGTRRRIEEATALADLERHRFDAAYLTVTGEVATQAIQFASARAQIAAVNDLIATDRHNLALVSSAKQYGSATSADIALAQSQLAQDETLLPPLEQQRDVARHALSVLAGKGPADWVPPDFGLADFTLPAALPLSLPSELARQRPDILAAEAQLHAASAAVGVATADRYPHLQLSGALTQASAGAGVGTLWNLFGGLAGPLFDGGTLKANQRGAADAYDASMARYQQTVVIALGQVADVLQAISHDADGYAAQGRALDAAETSLRLSQQGFAAGDASVLAVLDAQRARQRALVGQIQARTAQYLDAVQLAVALGGQSGEAFLRKAPHEPSLLTQGNTSRSP, encoded by the coding sequence ATGATCAACGTACGATCGAATCACGCACGTCGAACCGCGCTGGCCGCGGTGCTCGGTGGCGCAACGCTCGCCTTACTCAGCGGGTGCATGGTGGGCCCTGACTACCAGCGCCCTGCCGATACCAGATCAACGCATTTCGACGCGCAGGCAGAACAGAAGCTAGAGCATGTTCCAAACGATGGTGCGCCGAGCGTGGCTTACGACGCCCATATCGACACGGACTGGTGGACGCTGTTTCATTCGCCGCGCCTCGACGGCGTGGTGAAGCTGGCTATCGAAGGCAATCGCGACCTCGATGCGGCCAACGCTACCATCGCACAAGCGAATGAAGCGATTGCCGCTGCGGGCGGCGCGCTGCAGCCGCAGGTCGCGTTCGGCGCGCAGGCCGGCCGCCAGCGCACCGGGTTTGGCACGGGGCGCTCCACGTCGAACGTCTACGCCGTGGGCCCGAGCGTAAGCTTCGACCTCGATCTGTTCGGTGGCACGCGCAGGCGTATCGAAGAAGCCACCGCGCTGGCTGATCTTGAGCGTCACCGGTTCGATGCGGCCTACCTGACCGTCACCGGTGAGGTGGCGACCCAGGCCATCCAGTTCGCCTCCGCTCGTGCGCAGATCGCGGCGGTCAATGATCTGATTGCCACGGACCGCCATAACCTCGCGTTGGTGTCCTCCGCGAAACAGTACGGGAGCGCTACAAGCGCAGACATCGCGCTGGCGCAGAGCCAGCTGGCGCAGGACGAAACGCTGCTCCCGCCGCTGGAACAACAGCGTGATGTCGCGCGCCATGCGCTGTCGGTACTGGCTGGGAAAGGCCCAGCCGATTGGGTCCCGCCGGATTTCGGCCTGGCGGACTTCACTTTGCCAGCCGCGTTGCCGCTCAGCCTGCCGTCCGAACTCGCGCGGCAACGGCCGGATATCCTCGCCGCGGAGGCGCAACTCCACGCGGCCAGCGCAGCCGTCGGCGTTGCAACGGCCGACCGTTATCCGCATCTGCAGCTGTCGGGTGCGCTGACCCAGGCGAGCGCCGGCGCGGGCGTCGGCACGTTATGGAACCTGTTCGGCGGCCTGGCGGGCCCGCTCTTCGACGGTGGCACCTTGAAGGCCAATCAGCGCGGTGCGGCCGACGCTTATGACGCCTCGATGGCACGCTACCAGCAGACCGTCGTCATCGCGCTCGGTCAGGTGGCCGACGTGTTGCAGGCGATCAGCCATGACGCTGATGGCTACGCTGCGCAGGGCCGTGCCCTGGACGCAGCGGAGACGAGCCTTCGGCTGAGCCAGCAGGGCTTTGCCGCTGGCGACGCCAGCGTGCTCGCGGTGCTTGATGCGCAACGGGCGCGGCAGCGGGCGTTGGTTGGCCAGATCCAGGCGAGGACCGCGCAGTACCTCGATGCGGTGCAACTCGCCGTGGCGCTTGGTGGGCAATCAGGCGAAGCCTTCCTCAGGAAGGCGCCGCATGAGCCTTCGCTTCTGACTCAGGGGAACACCAGCCGGTCCCCCTGA
- a CDS encoding sensor domain-containing diguanylate cyclase — protein sequence MPQSEVERLERLHNLAVLDTGAEDFFDALVHAAAEVTGMPISLISLIDRDRQWFKANFGLTGVTQTPRELAFCDHVVRGGATVEVPDAQLDPRFAENPLVLGDPNIRAYTGVPLTLTDGTHLGSLCVIDREPRALRPDQLRVLGHLAAAASMALEQRGDLIHQREVARAEAKRARRLERELDEKQQFLQRTGRVAGVGGWEFDLKTRNLRWSDYTCHIHDLPAGFEPTLDEALSFFAPDVQAQLGEAMDRAQRMDIPWDMTIPMVTATGRHVWVRAVGGVEREQGEAVRLAGAVQDVTERKMATAAVEASERRYRKLFQYSLGLICTHDLQGEVLSVNPAAAASLGYDMGDMLGVNLREFMLPERRSQLERYLHRIQAERIAMGVMELVASDGSLRYWRYQNVLDEDADEPYILGHAQDVTEQRRYENTLVEWSTRDPLTHAMNRRYLAQLEARSEHDGPWGCIVVDLDHFKTINDTYGHARGDEILVGVAQQLRDASGPDDVVVRMGGDEFLVVVNKAGDVSRVLDTLQHALRTSAWSLSLGAAVYAPGETVDQVIARADDQLYAHRAVARHAAR from the coding sequence ATGCCGCAAAGCGAGGTAGAGCGCCTCGAGCGCCTGCACAACCTGGCCGTTCTGGATACCGGCGCCGAAGATTTCTTCGATGCTTTGGTGCACGCCGCTGCCGAAGTCACCGGCATGCCGATTTCGCTTATCAGTCTGATCGACCGGGACCGGCAGTGGTTCAAGGCCAATTTCGGCCTGACCGGGGTCACCCAGACGCCCCGTGAGCTGGCCTTCTGCGACCACGTGGTGCGAGGCGGGGCCACGGTGGAAGTCCCGGATGCCCAGCTGGACCCCCGTTTTGCGGAAAACCCCCTGGTACTGGGCGATCCCAATATCCGGGCTTACACCGGCGTGCCGCTTACCCTGACGGATGGGACGCATCTCGGATCGCTGTGTGTCATCGACCGCGAACCTCGTGCTTTGCGCCCGGATCAGCTCCGTGTCCTTGGACACCTGGCCGCGGCCGCTTCCATGGCGCTCGAGCAGCGCGGCGATCTGATCCACCAGCGCGAGGTGGCGCGTGCCGAGGCCAAACGGGCACGCCGGCTGGAGCGCGAACTCGACGAGAAACAGCAATTCCTGCAGCGCACGGGCCGGGTGGCGGGCGTGGGCGGCTGGGAATTCGACCTCAAGACGCGGAATCTGCGCTGGTCGGACTACACCTGCCATATCCACGATCTTCCGGCGGGATTCGAGCCGACCCTTGATGAAGCCCTCTCCTTCTTCGCGCCTGATGTGCAGGCCCAACTCGGCGAAGCGATGGACCGCGCCCAGCGCATGGATATTCCGTGGGACATGACGATCCCCATGGTGACGGCGACTGGTCGGCACGTGTGGGTCCGTGCGGTCGGCGGCGTCGAGCGCGAGCAGGGCGAAGCGGTACGCCTGGCGGGTGCCGTGCAGGATGTGACCGAACGGAAGATGGCGACGGCGGCGGTGGAGGCAAGCGAGCGGCGCTATCGCAAGCTGTTCCAGTATTCGCTGGGCCTCATCTGCACGCACGATTTGCAAGGCGAGGTGCTGTCCGTGAACCCGGCCGCCGCCGCGTCACTCGGCTATGACATGGGCGACATGCTCGGTGTGAACCTGAGAGAGTTCATGTTGCCTGAGCGGCGCTCCCAGCTTGAACGTTATCTGCACCGGATCCAGGCCGAGCGGATCGCCATGGGTGTCATGGAACTCGTGGCCTCCGATGGGAGCCTGCGTTACTGGCGTTATCAGAACGTGCTCGATGAAGACGCCGACGAACCTTACATCCTGGGCCACGCGCAGGATGTCACCGAACAGCGGCGGTATGAGAACACGCTTGTCGAATGGTCGACGCGCGATCCGCTTACGCATGCGATGAACCGGCGTTACCTCGCGCAGCTTGAGGCACGTTCGGAACACGACGGACCGTGGGGATGCATCGTGGTGGATCTCGATCACTTCAAGACGATCAACGATACGTATGGTCACGCGCGTGGCGACGAAATACTCGTCGGTGTCGCACAGCAGCTACGTGACGCCAGCGGACCTGACGACGTCGTGGTCCGCATGGGTGGTGACGAGTTCCTGGTGGTGGTGAACAAGGCCGGTGATGTGTCGCGTGTGCTGGATACCTTGCAGCACGCGTTGCGCACCAGTGCCTGGTCGCTCAGCCTGGGCGCGGCGGTCTACGCACCGGGCGAAACGGTGGATCAGGTTATCGCGCGGGCGGACGACCAGCTTTACGCGCACCGCGCGGTGGCAAGGCACGCGGCGCGGTAG
- a CDS encoding nucleotidyltransferase family protein → MRGRGEHDAVVLAAGGSTRLGKPKQLLTINGETLLQRAVRLAKATCPTRLLVVLGAHAEQLAPLVTGTAILFNPTWEEGMASSLRRAAAALAGRNYPVLVTLVDQPCLTQDHLDKLFVAYDGSCDVVSAYEDALGPPALLRPQTLAQANNLQGDAGFRRLWTGGHPAAVRRDALARDLDTPEDVADAIGAGLIDG, encoded by the coding sequence ATGCGGGGACGTGGGGAACATGACGCGGTGGTGCTCGCCGCGGGGGGCAGCACCCGGCTGGGCAAGCCAAAGCAGCTGCTCACCATCAACGGGGAAACCCTGCTCCAGCGCGCGGTACGCCTGGCCAAGGCCACCTGCCCCACCCGCCTTCTCGTGGTTCTGGGCGCCCATGCCGAGCAGCTGGCTCCCCTGGTCACCGGCACCGCGATCCTCTTCAACCCCACGTGGGAAGAAGGCATGGCCTCGTCGTTGCGACGGGCCGCGGCGGCGCTGGCCGGGCGGAACTATCCGGTGCTGGTGACGCTGGTCGACCAGCCGTGCCTCACCCAGGACCACCTCGACAAGCTCTTCGTCGCGTACGACGGTAGCTGCGATGTCGTCTCCGCCTATGAAGACGCCCTGGGCCCGCCGGCATTGCTCCGCCCGCAGACGCTGGCCCAGGCCAATAACCTCCAGGGCGATGCCGGCTTCCGCCGTCTTTGGACCGGCGGCCATCCCGCCGCGGTCCGTCGCGATGCCCTGGCTCGCGACCTGGATACCCCTGAAGACGTGGCCGACGCCATCGGCGCCGGCCTCATCGACGGCTAA
- a CDS encoding LysR family transcriptional regulator has product MDRFDAMQAFVRVVETRSFTRAADTLHMSKTTVTQLVQQLEARLRVKLLNRTTRKVNVTADGLAYYERAVRLLAELDDAETSLSDASTVPRGRLRVDMPAPFARLVVVPALPEFHARYPDIQIDFGVSDRMVDIIGENVDCVVRGGTILDQSLIARRIGDLKLGAFAAPAYIARRGKPADPRDLDTGDHDVVGFLWARTRRTYPYVMHRGTERLEWQGHHAFTFDDGNAFQAAILAGLGVAWLPEYMAKAHVARGELTPLFEDWRFDTMPMSVAYPPNRHVSAKLRVFIEWVASLMEPGASPEEATPR; this is encoded by the coding sequence ATGGACCGGTTCGACGCGATGCAGGCCTTCGTCCGCGTGGTGGAAACGCGAAGCTTCACCCGTGCCGCCGACACGCTGCACATGAGCAAGACCACCGTGACCCAGCTGGTGCAGCAGCTTGAGGCGCGGCTACGCGTGAAGCTGCTGAACCGCACCACGCGAAAGGTGAATGTCACGGCGGATGGCCTGGCTTATTACGAGCGCGCGGTGCGTCTGCTGGCGGAACTGGACGATGCAGAGACCAGCCTCTCCGACGCGAGCACCGTGCCGAGGGGGCGGTTACGTGTCGATATGCCCGCGCCCTTTGCACGCCTCGTGGTCGTCCCCGCGCTACCCGAGTTCCATGCCCGTTATCCCGATATCCAGATCGACTTCGGCGTCAGCGACCGTATGGTCGACATCATTGGCGAGAACGTCGATTGCGTGGTGCGGGGTGGAACCATCCTCGACCAGTCACTGATCGCGCGGCGCATCGGTGATTTGAAGCTCGGTGCGTTTGCGGCACCGGCTTATATCGCGCGACGCGGAAAGCCTGCGGATCCGCGTGACCTCGACACGGGCGACCACGATGTCGTCGGCTTCCTGTGGGCGCGCACACGGAGGACTTACCCGTATGTCATGCATCGCGGCACCGAGCGGCTCGAATGGCAGGGCCATCACGCGTTCACCTTCGACGACGGCAACGCGTTCCAGGCCGCGATCCTCGCAGGCCTTGGCGTGGCATGGCTACCCGAGTACATGGCAAAGGCGCACGTCGCCCGCGGCGAACTGACACCGTTATTCGAGGACTGGCGATTCGACACCATGCCGATGTCCGTGGCCTACCCACCCAACCGCCATGTCAGCGCGAAGCTGCGCGTGTTCATCGAATGGGTGGCCAGCCTCATGGAGCCGGGAGCCAGCCCTGAGGAGGCGACGCCGCGTTAG
- a CDS encoding TetR/AcrR family transcriptional regulator, protein MQDRIKIDEQEKRPRGRPRAYEPEAALRQAADAFWRAGYAGTSLDDLSAATGMNRPSLKAAFGDKHAIYVKALVDYWERKFALIGEALAPGRPLAETLLQAYDAALDIYFSGEGQPRGCFVVGTAVTEALEDPVVREIVSEGFLGLDSRFRTRLEQAQTAGELAADADPETLALLASATMHTIAIRARAGRPREELHALARKAVNAISR, encoded by the coding sequence ATGCAAGATCGAATAAAAATAGACGAACAGGAAAAGCGCCCCCGCGGCAGGCCACGCGCCTACGAGCCAGAGGCCGCCCTGCGCCAGGCCGCCGACGCCTTCTGGCGCGCGGGCTACGCGGGCACCTCGCTCGACGACCTTTCCGCCGCCACGGGCATGAACCGGCCGAGCCTCAAAGCCGCGTTCGGCGACAAGCACGCGATCTACGTCAAGGCGCTGGTCGACTACTGGGAGCGCAAGTTCGCCCTGATCGGCGAGGCGCTCGCACCGGGCCGCCCGCTCGCCGAAACATTGCTGCAGGCGTACGACGCGGCGCTGGACATCTATTTCTCCGGCGAAGGCCAGCCGCGCGGCTGCTTTGTCGTGGGTACCGCCGTCACCGAGGCCCTGGAGGATCCGGTCGTGCGCGAGATCGTGAGCGAAGGCTTCCTTGGTCTCGATTCGCGCTTTCGCACGCGTCTTGAGCAGGCGCAGACCGCCGGCGAACTGGCCGCAGACGCTGATCCTGAAACCCTCGCTTTGCTGGCGTCGGCCACCATGCACACGATCGCCATCCGCGCACGCGCCGGGCGGCCACGCGAGGAGCTGCACGCATTGGCGCGCAAGGCCGTGAACGCCATCAGCCGATGA
- the mug gene encoding G/U mismatch-specific DNA glycosylase: MNADLSDIIAPGLTVLFCGINPGLQAAATGHHFVGHSNRFWPVLHRAGFTPTLFTADEGRQLLDVACGITAVVRRPTAGADGLTAEDFAAAAEPFGAMLDAYRPRYIAFLGKPAYAALTGQRHVAWGRQPDDMHGCTPWVLPNPSGRNLAFSMDALVTAYTALREVAFPATAPRALPPRGARKAGRPPAR, translated from the coding sequence ATGAATGCGGATCTCTCCGACATCATCGCGCCGGGGCTCACCGTGCTCTTCTGCGGGATCAATCCCGGCCTGCAGGCCGCAGCGACCGGCCACCACTTCGTCGGGCACTCGAACCGCTTCTGGCCCGTACTACACCGTGCAGGCTTCACGCCCACGCTTTTCACGGCAGACGAAGGTCGGCAACTGCTCGACGTGGCTTGTGGCATCACGGCGGTTGTGCGGCGCCCGACGGCAGGCGCAGACGGCCTTACCGCTGAGGATTTCGCAGCAGCGGCGGAGCCGTTTGGTGCGATGCTCGATGCCTACCGGCCACGCTACATCGCGTTCCTCGGCAAGCCGGCCTACGCTGCGCTCACCGGGCAACGTCACGTGGCCTGGGGGCGCCAGCCCGACGACATGCACGGTTGCACTCCGTGGGTACTACCCAATCCGAGTGGCCGGAATCTCGCCTTCTCCATGGACGCGTTGGTGACCGCATATACAGCGCTGCGCGAAGTGGCCTTCCCTGCTACCGCGCCGCGTGCCTTGCCACCGCGCGGTGCGCGTAAAGCTGGTCGTCCGCCCGCGCGATAA
- a CDS encoding DHA2 family efflux MFS transporter permease subunit, whose protein sequence is MTHAVATTHTPGEHRMLVLAGLLATFMQAVNISIPNAALLRLQGGLSMSDDQVGWVFTSYIAASAVVMPLTHWLAARLGRKTIYLASLGIFILGLVLDVLARTPLQFVGARIVQGAASGTLAPLSMSILLSELPALRHGRIGLTWAVTGTLGILSGPALGGLLSEAFGWHAIFYASMPLAAFLVLVVALFLREQRPAVQAPFDFFGWAALSISLTGVQMLLDRGQRLEWFASTEVCIESAAAALGMWVYLVHIFTRKQHFLDRALFGDRNFTLGAASYFVFGFVLLPTLALTSPMLEEILGYPGDTAGLLTIPRGVGLLGCLLATWRVPAWLDNRAVLFVGAAFVVVGTGRMVGYSPLMDPWAVGVAGFLQGAGLGVLMPAITRATFSTLPPTLRAHGTVLFNLARLYGSTLGVAVVQLYFFINTQGMHNALVEHLRPYGAFAHVSNGTHGAALAALNEGVTGQAAMVAVVGQFKLLFVAMLAATPLIFFFRRPRAA, encoded by the coding sequence GTGACGCACGCTGTCGCTACCACGCATACCCCCGGTGAGCACCGCATGCTGGTGCTTGCCGGCCTGCTCGCCACCTTCATGCAGGCGGTGAACATTTCGATCCCCAATGCGGCCCTGCTTCGCCTGCAGGGTGGTCTGTCGATGAGTGACGACCAGGTGGGTTGGGTGTTTACCTCCTACATCGCTGCCAGTGCCGTCGTCATGCCGTTGACCCACTGGCTGGCGGCCCGGCTTGGGCGTAAGACGATTTACCTGGCCTCCCTCGGCATCTTCATCCTTGGCCTGGTGTTGGATGTGCTGGCGCGCACGCCGCTGCAGTTCGTGGGTGCGCGCATCGTGCAGGGCGCGGCTAGTGGCACGCTGGCGCCGCTTTCGATGTCGATTCTTCTGTCCGAGCTGCCCGCGCTCCGGCATGGGCGCATCGGGCTGACCTGGGCGGTCACCGGGACGCTCGGTATCCTGAGTGGTCCCGCGCTCGGTGGCCTGCTCAGCGAAGCGTTCGGCTGGCACGCGATCTTCTACGCCAGCATGCCGTTGGCGGCTTTCCTTGTACTGGTCGTCGCGTTGTTCCTGCGCGAACAACGCCCAGCGGTCCAGGCTCCCTTCGACTTCTTCGGCTGGGCCGCGCTTTCCATCAGCCTCACCGGCGTCCAGATGCTGCTTGATCGCGGGCAACGCCTGGAGTGGTTCGCATCGACGGAGGTCTGCATCGAATCGGCCGCGGCGGCGTTGGGGATGTGGGTGTACCTCGTCCACATTTTCACGCGCAAGCAGCATTTCCTTGATCGTGCGCTATTCGGCGATCGCAACTTTACGCTCGGTGCGGCCAGCTACTTCGTGTTCGGCTTCGTGCTCTTGCCGACGCTGGCGCTCACGTCGCCGATGCTGGAGGAAATCCTCGGCTATCCGGGCGACACGGCGGGGCTGTTGACGATTCCGCGCGGCGTCGGCCTGTTGGGCTGCTTGCTCGCTACGTGGCGCGTGCCCGCGTGGCTGGATAACCGGGCCGTGCTGTTCGTTGGTGCGGCGTTCGTCGTGGTCGGCACAGGCCGCATGGTCGGGTACTCCCCGCTGATGGACCCATGGGCGGTGGGCGTCGCGGGCTTCCTGCAAGGCGCCGGGCTGGGCGTGCTCATGCCGGCGATCACCCGGGCGACCTTCAGCACGTTGCCCCCAACGTTGCGCGCGCACGGTACGGTCCTGTTCAACCTTGCCCGGCTCTACGGGAGCACGTTGGGCGTGGCCGTCGTGCAGCTCTACTTCTTCATCAACACACAGGGCATGCATAACGCGTTGGTGGAACACCTTCGGCCCTACGGCGCCTTTGCGCATGTTTCGAACGGCACCCATGGTGCGGCCCTCGCGGCGCTCAACGAAGGCGTGACCGGGCAGGCCGCGATGGTCGCCGTCGTCGGTCAGTTCAAGCTTCTCTTCGTGGCGATGCTCGCCGCTACGCCACTCATCTTCTTCTTCCGCCGGCCTCGCGCCGCGTAA